The following are from one region of the Roseobacter fucihabitans genome:
- a CDS encoding response regulator transcription factor yields MAQLKKILLVDDDDDLREALSEQLIMTEDFDVFEAADGADAMVRAKEALYDLVILDVGLPDTDGRELCRLMRKQGVKSPILMLTGHDSDADTILGLDAGANDYVSKPFKFPVLLARIRAQLRQHEQSEDAVFQLGPYTFKPSMKMLITEDDKKVRLTEKETNILKYLYRSTDGVVARDVLLHEVWGYNAGVTTHTLETHIYRLRQKIEPDPSNARLLVTESGGYRLMS; encoded by the coding sequence ATGGCACAATTGAAAAAGATACTCTTGGTCGACGATGATGATGATCTGCGCGAAGCTTTGAGCGAGCAATTGATCATGACCGAAGACTTCGATGTCTTCGAGGCGGCCGATGGTGCCGATGCCATGGTCCGCGCCAAGGAGGCGCTCTATGATCTGGTGATACTGGATGTCGGATTGCCCGACACGGATGGGCGTGAGCTGTGCCGGTTGATGCGCAAACAAGGCGTCAAAAGCCCGATCCTGATGCTCACAGGTCATGACAGTGATGCCGATACGATTCTGGGTCTGGATGCGGGCGCGAATGATTATGTCAGCAAACCGTTCAAATTTCCGGTTTTGCTTGCGCGTATTCGTGCTCAATTGCGTCAACATGAACAATCCGAGGACGCAGTGTTCCAATTGGGCCCCTATACGTTCAAGCCTTCGATGAAAATGCTGATCACCGAAGACGACAAGAAGGTGCGCCTGACAGAAAAAGAGACCAACATATTGAAATACCTGTATAGATCCACGGACGGTGTGGTCGCACGCGATGTTCTGCTGCATGAGGTCTGGGGCTATAATGCAGGGGTGACGACACATACGCTGGAGACGCATATTTACCGTTTGCGCCAGAAAATCGAGCCTGACCCCTCCAATGCGCGCCTTTTGGTCACAGAATCGGGCGGTTATCGTCTCATGTCGTAA
- a CDS encoding exodeoxyribonuclease III: protein MTFSLATWNINSVRLREELVVKLLAEEGPDVLCLQECKSPVDKMPFEAFAAIGYKHIVARGQKGYNGVAILSKIPMQEAGAHDFAALGHARHIAGKLESGVTVHNFYVPAGGDVADRTVNEKFGQKLDYLTDMRDWFRGNRPEKSILVGDLNIAPREDDVWDHKKLLKVVSHTPIEVAHLAETQEAGNWVDITRQDIPEGLLYSWWSYRARDWDAADKGRRLDHIWASGDISQAAHSSRVLRSARGWEKPSDHAPVFASFDL, encoded by the coding sequence ATGACTTTTTCTCTCGCCACCTGGAATATTAATTCGGTCCGCCTGCGCGAAGAATTGGTGGTCAAACTACTGGCCGAAGAAGGTCCGGACGTTCTGTGCTTGCAGGAATGCAAAAGCCCGGTGGACAAAATGCCGTTTGAGGCCTTTGCAGCCATTGGGTACAAGCACATCGTCGCGCGGGGCCAGAAAGGGTATAACGGCGTCGCCATCCTGTCGAAAATCCCGATGCAAGAAGCTGGCGCGCATGATTTTGCGGCCCTCGGCCATGCGCGCCACATCGCGGGCAAGTTGGAAAGCGGCGTTACCGTTCATAATTTCTATGTCCCCGCCGGGGGGGATGTCGCGGATCGAACCGTTAATGAAAAATTCGGCCAGAAACTGGACTACCTCACTGATATGCGGGACTGGTTTCGGGGCAACCGGCCCGAAAAATCCATCCTTGTCGGAGATTTGAACATCGCGCCGCGCGAAGATGATGTTTGGGACCACAAAAAACTGTTGAAGGTGGTCAGCCACACGCCCATCGAGGTCGCCCATCTGGCCGAGACGCAGGAGGCAGGCAATTGGGTGGACATCACGCGCCAGGACATTCCGGAAGGTCTGCTCTATAGCTGGTGGTCTTACCGGGCGCGCGATTGGGACGCAGCCGATAAGGGGCGCAGGCTTGATCATATCTGGGCCAGCGGGGATATATCCCAGGCGGCACATTCAAGTCGCGTCTTGCGGTCTGCGCGCGGATGGGAGAAACCCAGTGATCATGCGCCGGTATTTGCCAGCTTTGACCTTTGA
- a CDS encoding GFA family protein, producing MSKFGSCLCGALTYTLAEAPKEVGACHCGMCRKWSGGIFLALEVPAGGVEIKGAENLTAYASSEWAERVFCKTCGSSIFYRVTAPGAHQGTCYFGAGTLDDLGDVPLTGELFIDEKPKGYSFAEKTQQMSTDEVMAMFAASAQS from the coding sequence ATGTCAAAATTCGGAAGCTGCCTGTGCGGTGCACTCACCTATACCTTGGCCGAGGCACCAAAGGAGGTCGGTGCATGCCATTGCGGCATGTGTCGCAAATGGAGTGGTGGTATTTTTCTCGCGCTCGAAGTTCCCGCCGGTGGTGTGGAGATCAAAGGCGCGGAAAACCTGACCGCCTATGCCTCATCGGAATGGGCGGAACGGGTCTTCTGCAAAACCTGTGGTAGCAGCATCTTTTATCGCGTGACGGCGCCGGGTGCGCATCAAGGCACCTGCTACTTTGGTGCCGGCACGCTGGATGATCTGGGCGACGTGCCTCTGACGGGAGAATTATTCATCGACGAAAAGCCAAAAGGATACAGCTTTGCAGAAAAGACACAGCAGATGAGCACGGATGAGGTCATGGCGATGTTTGCGGCGTCAGCACAGTCCTAG
- a CDS encoding porin — protein sequence MKKLLIATTALVGTASVAGADIANFNFSGYGRFGILYEEDRASDGVMQEETRLESRYRLNIDSSTTTDGGIRFAARIRVEANENADNSANQGVFSGARFQASSGGLRVRVGNISGVTDSAEVVNYFGFEPGLVGQTGQYANSGVSLPAFASTGAGNNGINVKYEIGDFAVMGSWTDDHDTNDGSTAAGGDFSDSYEIGASYTFSGWTVGAAYGKFEQTARAAVAADATTFTAAIPAVAASDNDFWVITANGSLGVADVSFLVSDFEADADTVFGASASIPVGAATNVVASVSDGGAATNDTSFGLGFTHSLGGGVSLSGMAGQNASGNTIADLGVRFDF from the coding sequence ATGAAAAAACTTCTCATTGCCACTACAGCACTGGTCGGAACAGCCAGCGTAGCAGGCGCTGACATCGCAAACTTCAACTTCAGCGGTTACGGCCGTTTTGGTATCCTGTACGAAGAAGATCGTGCGTCTGATGGCGTCATGCAGGAAGAGACCCGCCTGGAAAGCCGCTACCGGTTGAACATCGACTCGTCGACAACAACAGACGGTGGCATCCGCTTCGCCGCACGTATCCGTGTTGAAGCGAACGAAAATGCCGACAACTCCGCAAACCAGGGTGTATTCTCCGGCGCGCGTTTCCAAGCATCCTCCGGTGGCCTGCGCGTTCGCGTTGGTAACATCTCCGGCGTTACAGACTCCGCAGAAGTTGTAAACTACTTCGGCTTCGAGCCAGGTCTCGTTGGTCAAACCGGTCAGTATGCAAACAGCGGCGTTTCCCTGCCAGCTTTCGCAAGCACAGGCGCGGGTAACAACGGCATCAACGTCAAGTATGAAATCGGTGATTTCGCAGTTATGGGTTCGTGGACAGATGACCACGACACAAATGACGGCAGCACAGCAGCCGGCGGTGATTTCAGCGACTCATATGAAATCGGTGCATCCTACACGTTCAGCGGCTGGACCGTTGGCGCAGCTTACGGCAAGTTCGAGCAGACCGCGCGTGCCGCAGTTGCTGCTGATGCCACAACCTTCACTGCTGCAATCCCTGCAGTAGCTGCTTCGGACAACGACTTCTGGGTCATCACAGCAAACGGTTCGCTGGGTGTTGCAGATGTTTCCTTCTTGGTCTCCGACTTTGAAGCAGATGCTGACACCGTATTTGGTGCATCCGCCTCCATTCCGGTTGGTGCTGCAACAAATGTGGTTGCTTCCGTCTCCGATGGTGGTGCAGCGACAAATGACACATCCTTCGGTCTGGGTTTCACCCACTCCCTGGGTGGCGGTGTATCCCTGTCCGGCATGGCCGGTCAGAACGCATCCGGCAACACAATTGCTGACTTGGGTGTTCGTTTCGACTTCTAA
- the lptE gene encoding LPS assembly lipoprotein LptE encodes MLSFSRNLLLVLPLALAACGFTPVYAPGGAGSQVQHNIAVQAPTTRDGFLLTQRLEERLGRAGDAAYSLSYTIASGLESLAVDREGITTRFNLVGSANYALTEASTGRVITSGSVDNFAGLSAAGTTVATFAAERDAQKRLMVLLADQIVTRVLTTDLP; translated from the coding sequence ATGTTGTCATTTAGCCGAAACCTCCTCCTTGTCCTCCCGCTCGCGCTGGCCGCCTGCGGGTTTACCCCGGTCTATGCGCCGGGCGGGGCGGGATCGCAGGTGCAACACAACATCGCCGTGCAGGCCCCGACCACGCGAGATGGCTTCCTGCTGACGCAGCGGCTCGAAGAGCGTCTGGGGCGCGCGGGTGATGCGGCCTATTCGCTCAGCTATACAATTGCCAGCGGTCTGGAGAGCCTCGCCGTGGACCGCGAAGGCATCACCACACGTTTCAACCTGGTTGGTTCCGCCAATTATGCGCTGACCGAGGCCAGCACGGGCCGGGTCATCACCTCCGGGTCGGTGGACAATTTCGCCGGGCTTTCCGCCGCAGGGACGACGGTGGCCACTTTTGCCGCCGAACGCGACGCGCAAAAACGCCTGATGGTGTTGCTCGCTGATCAGATCGTCACGCGGGTTCTGACCACGGACCTGCCATGA
- the leuS gene encoding leucine--tRNA ligase, whose amino-acid sequence MTRYTPAEIEARWQEVWNRDEVFKAVRSADKPKYYVLEMFPYPSGRIHMGHVRNYTMGDVIARYKLATGHNVLHPFGFDAFGLAAENAAMERKIHPKDWTYQNIDDMITQMKPLGFGLDWSRLFATCDVDYYGQQQALFLDFLKAGLVYRKNAVVNWDPVDMTVLANEQVEQGRGWRSGALVERRELTQWFFKISDYSEELLDALDTLEHWPAKVRLMQENWIGKSRGLQFAFSTIDGPDGHDRIEVYTTRPDTLLGASFVGISPDHPLAKLLERDNPEVAAFCAECRKGGTTEEAIETAEKLGMDTGIRVRHPFDTAHELPVYIANFILMEYGTGAIFGCPAHDQRDFEFATKYDLPIISTYLPDEDAADKLSEAYVPAKTERVFYNRGFAGEAHQTGLEAIDAAIAFCEANGIGQGVTKFRLRDWGLSRQRYWGCPIPVVHCEDCGVVPEKKENLPIELPYDVTFDTPGNPLDRHPTWRDTPCPACGKPAKRETDTMDTFVDSSWYFARFTAPDAKTPTVMEDAQYWMNVDQYIGGVEHAILHLLYSRFFARAMQITGHLPESAIEPFDALFTQGMVTHEIYQISEREYNEDGSPKAKRTEYALPEEVERREDGKTYQKITGKTVVTLPSAKMSKSKKNVVDPLNIISAYGADTARWFVLSDSPPERDVEWTASGAEAAYKHLGRVWNLSERVAEMDQDTQGSGDQDLLRAMHVCIHDVTMGIESFGFNAAIAKLYAFTATLQKSKAGYAAQRQAIKTLAQLMSPMTPHLAEDIWARQGGEGLVTTADWPKADEKMLVSDTITLPIQVNGKRRAEITVPADMPKEEVEKLALADPAVLRTLDGATPKKIIVVPGRIVNVVI is encoded by the coding sequence ATGACGCGTTACACCCCAGCCGAGATCGAAGCCCGCTGGCAGGAAGTCTGGAACCGGGACGAGGTCTTCAAGGCCGTGCGCTCCGCAGATAAACCCAAATATTACGTGCTGGAAATGTTCCCCTACCCATCGGGGCGCATCCACATGGGGCATGTGCGCAACTATACCATGGGCGATGTGATCGCGCGCTACAAGCTGGCGACGGGGCACAACGTATTGCACCCCTTTGGCTTTGACGCCTTTGGGCTGGCGGCGGAAAACGCGGCGATGGAGCGCAAGATCCACCCCAAGGATTGGACCTACCAGAACATCGACGACATGATTACACAGATGAAACCGCTTGGATTTGGCCTGGACTGGTCACGTCTCTTTGCGACCTGCGACGTGGATTATTACGGCCAGCAACAGGCGCTGTTTCTGGATTTCCTCAAGGCCGGGCTGGTGTATCGCAAAAACGCTGTGGTGAATTGGGACCCTGTGGATATGACCGTTCTGGCCAATGAGCAGGTCGAACAGGGGCGCGGCTGGCGGTCCGGCGCTTTGGTCGAGCGGCGCGAGCTGACGCAGTGGTTCTTCAAGATCAGCGATTATTCCGAAGAGCTGCTGGACGCGCTGGACACGTTGGAGCATTGGCCCGCCAAGGTGCGCCTGATGCAGGAAAACTGGATCGGCAAATCGCGCGGGCTGCAATTTGCGTTTTCCACCATCGATGGCCCCGATGGGCATGACCGGATCGAGGTTTATACCACGCGGCCCGATACGCTGTTGGGCGCATCCTTTGTCGGGATTTCACCAGATCATCCGTTGGCCAAACTGCTGGAGCGCGACAACCCGGAGGTGGCTGCGTTCTGCGCCGAATGTCGTAAGGGTGGCACGACCGAGGAGGCCATTGAGACGGCGGAAAAGCTGGGGATGGATACCGGCATCCGCGTGCGCCATCCCTTTGACACCGCGCATGAATTGCCAGTCTATATCGCGAATTTCATCCTAATGGAGTATGGCACCGGCGCGATCTTTGGCTGCCCAGCGCATGACCAACGCGATTTTGAATTCGCCACCAAATACGACCTGCCGATCATTTCGACCTATCTGCCCGATGAGGATGCGGCGGATAAATTGAGCGAGGCCTATGTGCCCGCAAAGACCGAGCGCGTGTTTTACAACCGTGGCTTTGCCGGGGAAGCGCATCAAACCGGGCTGGAGGCCATCGACGCCGCCATCGCCTTTTGCGAGGCAAATGGCATCGGTCAGGGTGTCACGAAATTCCGCCTGCGTGATTGGGGGCTGTCACGGCAACGCTATTGGGGATGCCCGATCCCGGTTGTCCATTGCGAAGACTGCGGTGTGGTGCCGGAGAAGAAAGAAAACCTGCCGATTGAATTGCCCTATGACGTGACCTTCGACACGCCGGGCAATCCGCTGGACCGTCACCCAACCTGGCGCGACACGCCCTGCCCGGCCTGTGGCAAACCAGCCAAACGCGAAACCGACACGATGGACACTTTCGTTGACAGTTCGTGGTATTTCGCCCGCTTCACCGCGCCGGACGCGAAAACGCCGACGGTGATGGAGGACGCGCAATATTGGATGAACGTCGATCAATATATCGGCGGGGTGGAGCATGCGATTTTGCACCTGCTCTATTCGCGCTTTTTCGCCCGCGCGATGCAGATCACCGGCCATTTGCCGGAGAGTGCGATTGAACCCTTTGATGCATTGTTTACGCAGGGAATGGTGACGCATGAAATTTATCAAATTTCGGAACGTGAATACAACGAAGATGGATCGCCTAAGGCGAAGCGTACAGAATACGCGTTACCTGAAGAGGTAGAGCGTCGCGAGGATGGCAAAACGTATCAAAAGATAACTGGAAAAACCGTAGTAACGCTGCCTTCCGCCAAAATGTCCAAATCCAAGAAAAACGTCGTCGACCCGCTCAACATCATCTCTGCCTATGGTGCCGATACCGCGCGCTGGTTCGTGCTGAGCGACAGCCCGCCCGAACGCGACGTGGAATGGACCGCAAGCGGGGCTGAAGCGGCCTATAAACATCTTGGCCGGGTCTGGAACCTGTCCGAACGCGTCGCAGAGATGGATCAGGATACGCAGGGAAGCGGCGACCAGGATCTGCTGCGCGCCATGCATGTCTGCATCCATGACGTGACCATGGGGATCGAAAGCTTTGGCTTCAACGCGGCCATCGCGAAACTCTATGCCTTCACCGCCACATTACAGAAATCAAAGGCCGGATATGCCGCCCAACGTCAGGCGATCAAGACGCTAGCACAATTGATGTCGCCCATGACGCCGCATCTGGCCGAGGATATCTGGGCGCGTCAGGGCGGCGAGGGGCTCGTGACCACCGCCGATTGGCCCAAAGCGGATGAGAAAATGCTTGTCTCAGACACCATCACTCTGCCCATCCAGGTCAACGGCAAACGGCGCGCCGAAATCACCGTGCCCGCCGATATGCCCAAAGAAGAGGTTGAAAAGCTGGCACTGGCGGACCCCGCTGTGCTACGAACCCTCGACGGTGCCACGCCCAAAAAGATCATCGTCGTTCCCGGACGGATCGTGAATGTTGTCATTTAG
- a CDS encoding YggS family pyridoxal phosphate-dependent enzyme gives MGLQDIQQRVTQAEKDAGRAVGSVKLIAVSKIQPDARVQAVLEQGHRCFGENRVQEAAGKWPGFRDTFEDIDLHLIGPLQTNKARQAFELFQSIHALDRPKLAKTFARLAQETGHCPQLFIQVNTGEEPQKAGVLPADSDAFINACRAMDLPVVGVMSIPPADEEAALHFALLAKIAARNGLKGLSMGMSGDFEKAIALGATHIRVGSAIFGDRVVA, from the coding sequence ATGGGATTGCAGGATATTCAACAGCGCGTAACGCAGGCAGAAAAAGATGCGGGTCGTGCCGTGGGATCGGTCAAATTGATCGCTGTGTCCAAAATCCAGCCCGATGCGCGTGTGCAAGCGGTCCTGGAACAGGGGCACCGATGTTTTGGTGAGAACCGCGTGCAGGAAGCTGCGGGGAAATGGCCGGGGTTTCGCGACACATTTGAAGATATTGACCTACATTTGATTGGGCCTTTGCAAACCAACAAGGCGCGCCAGGCGTTCGAGTTGTTTCAATCCATCCATGCGCTGGATCGACCAAAACTGGCGAAAACCTTTGCACGTCTCGCCCAGGAGACAGGGCATTGTCCGCAGCTTTTCATTCAGGTCAACACCGGTGAAGAGCCGCAAAAGGCGGGGGTTTTACCTGCCGATAGCGATGCATTTATCAACGCGTGCCGTGCAATGGACCTGCCCGTTGTTGGTGTGATGAGCATACCACCCGCCGATGAAGAAGCCGCGCTGCATTTTGCACTTCTGGCCAAGATTGCGGCACGCAATGGGCTCAAGGGGCTGAGCATGGGCATGAGTGGGGATTTCGAGAAGGCGATTGCCTTGGGGGCGACGCATATTCGTGTCGGCTCGGCAATCTTTGGGGACCGGGTGGTGGCCTGA
- the ribA gene encoding GTP cyclohydrolase II: MSIKPDITELIARARSDLRMGVPVVLNGPHPVVIAALETLDAKRFPSLLSVGDDTVIAITARRAETLKARAYDGDLARVIVPKGATLSWVHGIADPAGDLRTPMKGPLNCARGGDAAAHRVALTLCKTARLLPACLVTAVSDSSEFARRNGLTLLSLSDVLPHLSTRSPLSDVISARLPLEVSETGRLHVFRPQDGGEEHYAVEIGRPNRSQPVLTRLHSACFTGDLMGSLKCDCGPQLRAALAQMGQEGHGILLYMNQEGRGIGLANKMRAYSLQDQGFDTVQANHRLGFEDDERDFRLGADILSAMGFSAVRLLTNNPKKVEMMQSSGIDVVERVPLKTGGNRHNHAYLATKALKSGHLL; encoded by the coding sequence ATGAGCATCAAACCAGACATTACCGAATTGATTGCGCGGGCGCGTTCGGACCTGCGCATGGGGGTGCCGGTTGTGCTCAATGGCCCCCATCCGGTGGTAATCGCCGCGCTGGAAACGCTGGATGCAAAACGGTTCCCGTCGCTATTGTCGGTCGGCGACGATACCGTCATCGCGATCACGGCGCGCCGGGCGGAAACCCTGAAAGCCCGTGCCTATGACGGGGATCTCGCGCGCGTTATAGTGCCAAAGGGGGCGACCCTGTCCTGGGTGCATGGCATTGCAGATCCTGCGGGAGATCTGAGGACCCCGATGAAAGGCCCGCTGAACTGCGCCCGCGGGGGTGACGCTGCGGCGCATCGCGTGGCGTTGACGTTGTGTAAGACCGCCCGGCTGCTGCCGGCTTGCCTCGTCACGGCAGTAAGCGATTCGTCAGAGTTTGCGCGACGCAACGGCCTGACCTTGCTGTCCCTCTCTGACGTGTTGCCACATTTATCGACACGCAGCCCGCTGAGCGATGTCATCAGCGCGCGATTGCCGCTGGAGGTGTCCGAAACCGGCCGGTTGCATGTCTTTCGCCCCCAGGACGGTGGCGAGGAACACTACGCCGTCGAAATCGGCAGGCCGAATCGCAGCCAGCCGGTCCTGACCCGCCTGCATTCCGCCTGTTTTACCGGGGATCTGATGGGGTCGTTGAAATGCGACTGCGGTCCCCAACTGCGCGCGGCTCTGGCGCAGATGGGACAGGAAGGGCATGGCATCCTGCTCTACATGAACCAGGAGGGGCGCGGCATCGGTCTGGCCAATAAAATGCGCGCCTATTCGCTTCAAGATCAAGGGTTTGACACTGTGCAGGCCAATCATCGACTGGGATTTGAGGATGACGAAAGAGATTTTCGTCTGGGCGCGGATATTTTGAGCGCCATGGGATTCTCTGCGGTGCGGCTTCTGACAAATAACCCCAAAAAGGTCGAAATGATGCAATCCAGCGGCATTGATGTGGTCGAGCGCGTACCGCTCAAAACGGGCGGGAACCGACATAATCACGCATATCTGGCAACCAAAGCCCTTAAATCGGGGCATTTACTGTGA
- a CDS encoding DUF3576 domain-containing protein — MKRATLSRVLGLIAVTGALTACGSGTGTSSSAPVVGSQDARTLDNDTTRIVEGAGASTIWDAFRGQNTETVVAVNKYLWSASLEVLNFLPVQTVDPFTGVIVTGYGTPPGSGRSYRATVLIKDPALDARSLNVALQTRNGPADAATVRAVENAILSRARQLRIADNKL, encoded by the coding sequence ATGAAACGAGCAACACTATCAAGGGTTTTGGGCCTCATCGCCGTCACGGGCGCTTTGACCGCTTGCGGATCGGGGACGGGTACATCAAGCAGCGCACCCGTCGTGGGTTCCCAGGATGCGCGCACATTAGACAATGACACAACACGCATTGTTGAGGGTGCCGGGGCGAGCACGATCTGGGACGCTTTTCGCGGGCAGAACACTGAAACCGTTGTCGCCGTGAACAAGTACCTGTGGTCCGCGTCGCTTGAGGTGTTGAACTTCCTGCCGGTCCAGACGGTCGATCCCTTCACCGGCGTGATCGTAACGGGCTACGGCACACCGCCCGGCAGTGGGCGATCTTATCGCGCGACGGTCCTGATCAAGGACCCGGCTCTGGATGCGCGCTCCCTTAACGTGGCATTGCAGACCCGAAACGGCCCTGCGGATGCGGCAACCGTGCGCGCGGTGGAAAACGCCATCCTGAGCCGGGCACGCCAGTTGCGGATTGCAGACAATAAGCTTTGA
- a CDS encoding glutathione S-transferase family protein — MYKVIGTSKSRAFRVLWALQEMGEPYEQIAANPRSEEARQYNPSGKIPALLDGDEVLTDSLAIMTYLADKHSKLTAPAGTPARARQDAMTFWLIDEFDAILWAAAKHSFVLPEHLRLPAVKEALKFEFEASAAQLSERLEGPFLMGDAITLPDILACHCLNWAHGAKFPRTDDKLFNYAKSLRERPAYQAVSGT; from the coding sequence ATGTATAAAGTGATCGGAACGAGCAAATCCCGCGCCTTTCGCGTGTTGTGGGCCTTGCAGGAAATGGGCGAACCTTACGAGCAGATCGCCGCCAACCCGCGCTCAGAGGAAGCCAGGCAGTATAACCCCTCTGGCAAGATCCCCGCATTGCTCGACGGTGATGAGGTGTTGACCGATTCCTTGGCAATCATGACCTATCTGGCGGATAAACACAGCAAGCTGACGGCCCCGGCAGGCACGCCCGCGCGCGCAAGACAGGACGCGATGACCTTCTGGTTGATCGACGAATTTGATGCGATCCTCTGGGCGGCGGCCAAACATAGTTTCGTTCTCCCCGAACACCTGCGGCTGCCCGCCGTCAAAGAGGCTCTGAAGTTTGAATTCGAAGCATCGGCCGCTCAATTGTCCGAACGCCTTGAGGGGCCGTTTTTGATGGGGGACGCGATCACGCTGCCGGATATTCTGGCCTGTCACTGTCTGAACTGGGCGCATGGCGCGAAGTTTCCGCGCACGGATGACAAGCTTTTCAACTATGCCAAATCCCTGCGCGAGCGTCCTGCGTATCAGGCGGTTTCAGGCACGTAA
- a CDS encoding L,D-transpeptidase, which produces MTPDDLVLTPMGLRFQGRIYPCTLGKTGVTVRKREGDGATPIGTHRIVGMLYRPDRIARPVGWALPIGPRDLWSDDPSDDDYNMMVRAPFGPSHEKLRRADPLYDLVILTDWNWPYAIKGRGSAIFIHQHRRAGFPTEGCIALSRGHLHSIAPRIRYRTRLVIKAQRTP; this is translated from the coding sequence GTGACGCCTGATGATCTCGTGCTCACGCCCATGGGCTTGCGGTTTCAGGGGCGCATTTATCCCTGCACGCTTGGCAAGACCGGGGTGACAGTGCGCAAACGTGAAGGCGATGGCGCAACTCCGATCGGGACACACCGCATTGTGGGCATGCTCTATCGACCCGACCGCATCGCGCGCCCGGTGGGTTGGGCGCTGCCCATTGGTCCGCGGGATTTATGGTCGGACGATCCATCGGATGACGATTACAACATGATGGTGCGCGCACCTTTTGGCCCGAGCCATGAAAAGCTGCGCCGCGCCGACCCGCTCTATGATCTGGTGATCCTGACGGATTGGAACTGGCCCTATGCTATCAAGGGGCGCGGCTCCGCAATATTCATCCACCAACACCGCAGAGCAGGGTTCCCGACCGAGGGCTGCATCGCCCTGTCGCGCGGACATTTGCACAGCATCGCCCCGCGCATACGCTATCGGACACGCTTGGTGATCAAGGCGCAGCGCACCCCGTAA
- the holA gene encoding DNA polymerase III subunit delta, which produces MKLAPRDANAYFTKPDARKTGLLIYGTDAMRVALKRQQLLAALLGAQAEEEMRMTRMGGAQVRKDPALLVDAIKSIGFFPGARAVFVEEVNETCAPAVLAALSDWQEGDAQIIVTAGALKPTSKLRKAFEAHPNAYAAAIYDNPPTREEIETALRAAGLAQVPGDALAALNDLAQAIDPGDFRQTVEKLALYKIGDATPLSLLDIAACAPTSTEADVDDVLMVVAEARAHDIGPVMQKLVAQGATPVGLCIGAMRHFRALHRAACDTSGRPTIFGPNRDRMLAQSRRWGPAKLESAITLLTDTDLQLRSAGQHAPGMALVERAFIRLAMMGNR; this is translated from the coding sequence ATGAAACTCGCGCCCCGCGATGCGAATGCCTATTTCACCAAACCGGATGCGCGTAAAACCGGCCTTCTGATCTATGGCACCGACGCGATGCGCGTGGCGCTCAAACGACAACAGTTGCTGGCGGCCCTGCTGGGCGCGCAAGCCGAAGAGGAGATGCGCATGACCCGCATGGGTGGTGCGCAGGTCCGCAAGGATCCGGCCCTTTTGGTGGATGCAATCAAATCCATCGGTTTTTTTCCGGGCGCGCGGGCCGTTTTTGTCGAGGAGGTAAATGAAACCTGTGCGCCTGCGGTTCTGGCCGCCCTGAGCGACTGGCAGGAGGGCGATGCGCAGATCATCGTAACCGCCGGTGCTCTGAAACCCACCTCGAAACTGCGCAAGGCCTTTGAGGCACATCCCAACGCCTATGCCGCCGCGATCTATGACAACCCGCCCACGCGCGAGGAGATCGAAACCGCTTTGCGCGCGGCGGGTCTGGCCCAGGTTCCCGGCGATGCGCTGGCCGCACTCAATGATCTGGCGCAGGCGATTGATCCCGGTGATTTCCGCCAGACCGTCGAGAAACTCGCACTCTACAAGATCGGCGATGCCACGCCCCTGTCGCTGCTGGATATTGCCGCCTGTGCGCCAACCTCAACCGAAGCCGATGTCGATGACGTTCTGATGGTCGTGGCGGAGGCGCGCGCGCATGACATTGGTCCGGTGATGCAGAAACTCGTGGCACAAGGGGCCACGCCCGTCGGGCTTTGTATCGGTGCCATGCGCCATTTTCGCGCCCTGCACCGCGCGGCCTGTGACACTTCCGGGCGACCCACGATCTTTGGTCCCAACCGCGACAGGATGCTGGCGCAATCACGGCGCTGGGGTCCGGCGAAACTCGAAAGCGCAATCACGCTTTTGACGGATACCGATCTACAGTTGCGCTCCGCCGGTCAACACGCGCCCGGCATGGCCCTTGTCGAACGCGCTTTTATCCGGCTTGCGATGATGGGCAATCGCTAG